In the genome of Streptomyces sp. V2I9, one region contains:
- a CDS encoding inositol-3-phosphate synthase, which yields MTAHADREGRTDTPGRTDAPPSSERTGPAGTAGRTGVWFIGARGSVATTATAGCAAIAAGLHPPTGMVTETPPFADSGLPALTSLVFGGHDTLDCPSAKRAEALADGGVLPHGLPSAVRAELDAADAEIRPGGPLPGDSRTDRELIAAFTADLTDFADRHDLARTVVLNVASTEPAPGPGDPRLPASSLYAAAALRAGCAYANFTPSTGLRTPALTDAVAASGLPHAGRDGKTGQTLLRSVLAPMFLQRALAVRAWSGSNLLGGGDGAALADPAAAAAKNAGKERVLADTFGTAPEGEVHIDDVPAMGDWKTAWDHVAFDGFLGSRMILQTIWQGCDSALAAPLVLDLARLLARAHEVGIGGPLPELGFYFKDPDGGAPAALAEQYATLLAFAERLRGRA from the coding sequence GTGACCGCTCACGCCGATCGTGAAGGCCGCACCGACACCCCAGGCCGCACCGACGCCCCGCCCTCCTCCGAGCGCACCGGTCCCGCGGGGACCGCGGGACGCACCGGCGTCTGGTTCATCGGAGCACGCGGCTCCGTGGCGACCACGGCCACGGCGGGCTGCGCCGCCATCGCCGCGGGCCTGCACCCACCGACCGGCATGGTCACCGAGACGCCCCCCTTCGCCGACAGCGGCCTGCCCGCCCTGACCAGCCTGGTCTTCGGCGGCCACGACACCCTCGACTGCCCGTCGGCCAAGCGCGCCGAGGCCCTCGCCGACGGCGGCGTGCTCCCGCACGGCCTCCCCTCCGCCGTACGCGCCGAACTCGACGCCGCCGACGCCGAGATCCGGCCGGGCGGACCGCTCCCCGGCGACAGCCGCACCGACCGGGAACTCATCGCCGCGTTCACCGCCGACCTCACCGACTTCGCGGACCGCCACGACCTGGCCCGCACCGTCGTCCTCAACGTCGCCTCCACCGAACCCGCCCCCGGCCCCGGCGACCCCCGACTGCCCGCCAGCTCCCTCTACGCGGCCGCCGCCCTGCGGGCCGGCTGCGCCTACGCCAACTTCACCCCGTCCACCGGTCTGCGCACCCCCGCGCTCACCGACGCCGTCGCCGCAAGCGGACTTCCCCACGCCGGACGCGACGGCAAGACCGGCCAGACGCTGCTCCGCTCCGTACTCGCCCCCATGTTCCTCCAGCGCGCCCTCGCCGTACGGGCGTGGTCCGGGTCGAACCTGCTGGGCGGCGGGGACGGGGCGGCGCTGGCCGATCCGGCGGCCGCCGCCGCCAAGAACGCCGGCAAGGAACGCGTCCTGGCCGACACCTTCGGCACCGCCCCCGAGGGCGAGGTGCACATCGACGACGTGCCCGCCATGGGGGACTGGAAGACCGCCTGGGACCACGTCGCCTTCGACGGCTTCCTCGGTTCCCGCATGATCCTCCAGACCATCTGGCAGGGCTGCGACTCGGCACTCGCCGCCCCGCTGGTCCTGGACCTGGCCCGGCTGCTCGCCCGCGCCCACGAGGTCGGGATCGGCGGCCCCCTGCCGGAGCTGGGCTTCTACTTCAAGGACCCGGACGGCGGCGCCCCGGCGGCGCTCGCCGAGCAGTACGCCACATTGCTCGCCTTCGCCGAGCGGCTGCGGGGCCGGGCATGA